One stretch of Pseudomonas fluorescens Q2-87 DNA includes these proteins:
- a CDS encoding aldehyde dehydrogenase family protein, with amino-acid sequence MNSLSLSLAADYKAITVFSPFDGSKVGEVADMPASSATTIVDTAILGASIAKQMPRHERARILEKAAGSVERDKDTFAKLIVAESGKTLKQARKEVLRCVNTLKLSAEEAKRNAGEVIPFDAYAGSEARQGWFTREPLGVIVAITPYNDPLNLVAHKLGPAIAGGNAVVLKPSELTPLSAIKLVECLIDAGLPPVVVTVATGGAALGKALVAHRAVRMVSFTGGFVTGEQISRTAGLKKLVMDLGGNAPVIVMADCDLDETVDSCVSGAFWAAGQNCIGTQRILIEAPLYELFKTRFVEKTRQLIVGNPADEQTDVGPMITEASAKRTEAVVNDAITNGANVLSGNTRNGSLYSPTVLEGVDRYCRLWCEEAFSPVVILQSVASLDEALALANELEYSLHAGIFTSNLNVAMTAAKRLEAGGVMINDSSDYRFDAMPFGGFKYASMGREGVRFAYEDMTQPKVICINGVSGS; translated from the coding sequence ATGAATAGCTTGAGTCTCTCGCTGGCTGCTGATTACAAGGCCATCACGGTGTTCAGTCCGTTCGACGGTAGCAAGGTAGGCGAAGTGGCAGACATGCCTGCGTCATCCGCCACCACGATAGTCGATACCGCGATTTTAGGTGCCTCGATTGCCAAGCAGATGCCGCGACATGAGCGCGCGCGCATTTTGGAGAAAGCCGCAGGTTCAGTCGAGCGTGACAAGGATACCTTCGCCAAATTGATCGTCGCGGAGTCTGGCAAAACGCTCAAGCAGGCGAGAAAGGAAGTGCTGCGCTGCGTCAACACGTTGAAGCTGTCTGCCGAAGAGGCCAAGCGTAACGCCGGGGAGGTCATCCCTTTTGATGCCTATGCCGGGTCTGAAGCCCGTCAGGGATGGTTCACTCGTGAACCGTTGGGCGTCATCGTCGCCATCACGCCTTACAACGACCCGCTTAATCTGGTTGCGCATAAGTTGGGGCCTGCCATTGCTGGGGGGAACGCGGTTGTTCTCAAGCCGTCCGAGCTCACGCCGCTATCAGCCATCAAGCTGGTCGAGTGCTTGATCGATGCGGGCCTGCCTCCGGTTGTCGTCACCGTTGCCACCGGAGGCGCCGCGCTGGGCAAGGCGCTGGTCGCCCATCGCGCCGTGCGCATGGTGTCGTTCACTGGCGGCTTTGTCACAGGTGAGCAGATCTCTCGCACGGCCGGCTTGAAGAAACTGGTCATGGATCTTGGCGGTAACGCACCGGTCATTGTGATGGCTGATTGTGACTTGGATGAAACAGTCGATTCATGCGTGTCGGGAGCTTTCTGGGCAGCCGGTCAAAACTGCATCGGTACCCAGCGGATCCTCATCGAGGCTCCACTCTACGAATTATTCAAAACGCGTTTTGTTGAAAAGACCCGGCAATTGATCGTCGGCAACCCTGCTGATGAGCAGACAGACGTGGGGCCGATGATTACCGAGGCGTCAGCCAAGCGTACCGAAGCGGTGGTAAACGACGCCATCACCAACGGCGCCAACGTGTTGTCTGGCAATACACGCAACGGTTCGCTCTATTCACCGACCGTCCTGGAAGGCGTCGACCGCTATTGCAGGTTGTGGTGCGAAGAAGCGTTCAGCCCGGTAGTCATCCTCCAGAGCGTCGCCTCCCTGGATGAAGCGTTGGCGCTGGCTAACGAACTTGAATACAGCCTGCATGCCGGGATCTTCACCAGCAATCTGAACGTTGCAATGACAGCAGCCAAACGACTGGAGGCGGGCGGGGTGATGATCAACGACTCTTCGGACTATCGCTTTGATGCAATGCCTTTCGGCGGTTTCAAGTACGCAAGCATGGGCCGTGAGGGGGTTCGTTTTGCCTACGAAGATATGACGCAGCCCAAGGTCATTTGCATTAACGGTGTGAGTGGAAGCTGA
- a CDS encoding Lrp/AsnC family transcriptional regulator, producing MKRVLDKTDEKILEELTRNSRLAHNDIAMKVNLSRNAVRLRIERLERDGYIRGYTIIKGMPSSDVGPINALIFVYRKDRMRDSEVVRSVGAMPEIISCNVMSGDLDIVLTVQAMSADRIHRIWNEVSALPGVLNTMTSFVLSSAK from the coding sequence ATGAAACGTGTTCTCGATAAAACTGATGAAAAAATCCTGGAGGAGCTGACGCGCAATTCCCGCTTGGCGCACAACGACATTGCGATGAAGGTCAACTTGTCCAGGAACGCAGTCAGGCTGCGAATAGAACGGTTGGAGCGCGACGGTTATATCAGGGGCTATACAATTATCAAAGGCATGCCCTCCAGTGATGTCGGCCCGATCAATGCGTTGATATTTGTCTATCGTAAAGACCGCATGCGTGACTCGGAAGTTGTTCGTTCCGTTGGAGCGATGCCCGAGATTATCTCCTGCAATGTAATGAGCGGCGATCTTGATATTGTATTGACGGTTCAGGCAATGAGCGCCGATCGCATCCACAGGATATGGAATGAAGTTTCGGCGTTGCCGGGTGTGCTGAATACGATGACGTCGTTTGTTCTGTCCAGCGCAAAATAG
- the thrC gene encoding threonine synthase has translation MKYVSTRTPGRTFEFSEVLMGSYAPDGGLYVPHKVPRLKKEQLSTLEWLPFHELARYVIEPFLGGWVEQDLLSRMLKETFDPFTSNAVAPLYQTASNEWILELFHGPSGVYQDFGLQLMSRFIEHGLLISGKKALIVGCTGGDTGVAAIKAFSGMQGVTLLVLHPSKGITEEDRRRLLSAGEGNVVNVAVDGDYADCHRLCEQFFKQDNHAQQYLVSFNSVHWVRVLAQLTFYFYSALQLGAPKREVAFSVPAANFGALYAGHIAKQMGLPLRQLIVATNANAGLHHFLQSNLYSRNEIRTTRTPSMNVSLASNFERLQWSILNRCGEKVARNMELLEGEGAVQLEQDGWLEARKLFDSLAVEDSDAFDCMGEVFAQSGYRISPNTAIGLRAARVSRRSLLIPMICLATTRPNNTGVLDDTLEMFGFLRSEDAPVRSEQNCNSIPNTIGALTSLVRSLS, from the coding sequence ATGAAGTACGTCAGCACACGGACGCCCGGTAGAACATTCGAATTCAGCGAGGTCCTGATGGGGTCCTACGCGCCTGACGGTGGCTTGTACGTACCGCACAAGGTACCTCGCTTGAAAAAAGAACAACTCTCAACGCTTGAATGGTTGCCCTTTCATGAATTGGCTCGCTATGTGATCGAGCCATTCCTGGGAGGCTGGGTTGAGCAAGATCTGCTGTCTCGGATGCTCAAAGAAACCTTCGATCCCTTCACAAGCAATGCAGTCGCGCCCCTTTACCAGACGGCAAGTAACGAGTGGATACTTGAGTTGTTTCATGGACCGTCAGGCGTCTACCAAGACTTTGGCCTGCAATTGATGTCTCGTTTTATAGAACACGGTTTGCTGATATCTGGAAAGAAGGCGCTAATTGTAGGTTGCACCGGCGGAGATACCGGAGTCGCGGCAATAAAAGCATTTTCAGGAATGCAGGGCGTTACCTTGTTGGTATTGCACCCCTCCAAAGGGATAACGGAAGAGGATCGCCGACGCTTACTGAGTGCTGGAGAAGGCAACGTTGTAAATGTAGCGGTCGATGGGGATTATGCTGATTGTCATCGTTTGTGTGAGCAGTTCTTCAAGCAAGACAATCATGCGCAGCAGTATCTTGTTTCGTTCAATTCAGTGCATTGGGTTCGCGTACTTGCACAGCTGACGTTCTATTTCTATTCCGCCCTTCAGCTCGGGGCGCCTAAAAGGGAAGTGGCCTTCAGTGTGCCGGCCGCGAATTTCGGTGCGCTCTATGCCGGGCACATTGCCAAACAAATGGGGCTGCCGCTTCGGCAGTTGATCGTCGCCACGAATGCCAATGCCGGCCTGCATCACTTTCTCCAATCGAATCTGTACAGTCGAAATGAAATCCGTACGACCCGTACACCTAGTATGAATGTTTCGCTGGCGTCGAACTTTGAGCGTCTACAGTGGAGCATCTTAAATCGATGCGGCGAAAAAGTAGCTCGTAATATGGAATTGTTAGAAGGTGAGGGCGCCGTTCAATTAGAGCAGGATGGCTGGCTGGAGGCGCGGAAATTGTTCGATTCGCTCGCTGTGGAAGATTCGGATGCATTCGATTGCATGGGTGAGGTGTTTGCACAGAGCGGCTATCGGATCAGTCCCAACACCGCTATCGGCCTGCGCGCAGCCCGTGTCAGCAGGCGCAGCTTGCTTATACCGATGATCTGTCTGGCGACCACGCGTCCCAACAACACTGGCGTGCTAGACGATACGTTGGAAATGTTCGGCTTCCTGAGGTCAGAAGACGCTCCCGTACGGAGCGAGCAAAACTGCAATTCGATTCCTAACACTATCGGGGCGCTGACTTCTCTCGTCAGGTCCTTGTCCTAA
- a CDS encoding B3/B4 domain-containing protein translates to MLSVLPLIDQAVAELAPQFRALSIVVQAAPLTHPEVAQAALDRACKAVQEGGPSWGEAHLAAWAETFRKFGAKPQRTPCSAEALRKRVLRDGSLPSLDPIVDLYNAISIEYAIPVGGENIEAYTGSPRLVVADGTEPFDTMKEGAPAFEYPDAGEVVWRDDKGVTCRRWNWRQGVRTRLGADAKHMWFILESLPAMPLEALTEAGDKLIEGLQKMMPGVQIENSLIGPGAK, encoded by the coding sequence ATGCTGTCCGTACTGCCGTTAATCGACCAAGCCGTTGCAGAGCTGGCTCCGCAGTTCAGGGCCCTGAGCATTGTGGTGCAGGCCGCGCCGCTGACCCATCCTGAAGTCGCTCAGGCCGCTCTGGACCGTGCTTGCAAGGCGGTGCAGGAGGGTGGGCCAAGCTGGGGAGAGGCTCATCTGGCCGCATGGGCCGAAACATTCCGAAAGTTTGGGGCCAAGCCGCAGCGCACCCCTTGTTCTGCCGAAGCGTTGCGTAAACGGGTTCTGCGTGACGGCAGCTTGCCGAGCCTGGATCCCATCGTCGATCTCTATAACGCCATCAGTATTGAGTACGCCATCCCCGTCGGCGGGGAAAATATAGAGGCCTATACAGGTTCCCCGCGCCTTGTCGTCGCCGATGGCACCGAGCCCTTTGACACCATGAAGGAGGGCGCTCCTGCTTTCGAGTATCCAGACGCGGGCGAAGTGGTCTGGCGAGATGACAAAGGTGTGACCTGCCGTCGTTGGAACTGGCGCCAAGGTGTCCGAACTCGGCTCGGTGCCGATGCAAAACACATGTGGTTCATCCTCGAAAGCTTGCCGGCGATGCCGCTTGAAGCCTTGACGGAAGCGGGGGACAAGTTGATCGAAGGCCTGCAGAAAATGATGCCAGGCGTCCAGATCGAGAATTCATTGATTGGCCCTGGGGCCAAATAG
- a CDS encoding helix-turn-helix domain-containing protein, protein MTTNTSLSTTPGADAHAVSLAVARTLKQARKAQKITLDELSRRSGVSKGMVVEIEKCTANPSIGILCKIAAALGLSVADIVNVTEAPSAHIIDSQDIPILWTGDQGGTARLLAGASGPNMIELWRWEMHPGESFASPGHPQGTLELFHVEKGTLKCVVGETELVIPAGSSAVAKTDVPHSYANAGRSRLVFTMSVTEMHQ, encoded by the coding sequence ATGACCACGAATACCAGTCTGTCGACGACCCCAGGTGCCGATGCTCACGCCGTCAGCCTGGCCGTCGCGCGCACCCTCAAACAGGCTCGCAAGGCGCAGAAGATCACGCTGGATGAGCTTTCCCGTCGCTCTGGCGTGAGCAAAGGAATGGTCGTGGAAATCGAGAAATGCACGGCCAATCCCAGTATCGGCATCCTTTGCAAAATAGCAGCCGCGCTGGGCCTGTCCGTTGCAGACATCGTCAATGTGACCGAAGCCCCATCCGCCCATATCATCGACAGCCAAGACATCCCCATTCTCTGGACGGGAGACCAGGGAGGTACAGCGCGGCTTCTGGCGGGAGCTTCCGGCCCGAACATGATCGAGCTGTGGCGCTGGGAAATGCATCCAGGCGAATCTTTCGCTTCGCCGGGACACCCTCAAGGCACGCTTGAATTGTTTCATGTGGAGAAAGGCACGCTGAAATGCGTGGTAGGGGAAACAGAGCTGGTCATTCCGGCGGGAAGTTCAGCAGTGGCTAAAACCGATGTGCCCCATTCCTATGCCAATGCGGGCAGATCCAGGTTGGTGTTCACTATGTCCGTGACGGAAATGCATCAATAG
- a CDS encoding MDR family oxidoreductase, whose amino-acid sequence MTFKALLTSKTGDAISTQLVDFRDEDLMPGDVTVAVEFSTVNYKDAMALSGRSPVIRQFPLIPGIDFAGIVETSSHPGFKAGDRVLVNGWGLSQTHHGGFAQKARVSGDWLVKIPDVFSTRDAMAVGTAGYTAMLSVLALEHGGLAPDRGDILVTGASGGAGSVAIALLSGLGYRVVASTGRQEEADYLHDLGAAQVIDRNTLSQAGAPIAKERWAGVIDSVGSYTLANALAQTQYRGVVAAFGLAQGADLPGSVLPFILRNVTLAGIDSVNAPQEVRLQAWSRLAQDLDLGKLARTTQMVGLAEVPAVAGRVLEGKVRGRTVVDVNA is encoded by the coding sequence ATGACATTCAAGGCACTGCTCACGAGTAAAACCGGCGACGCGATCTCGACCCAGTTGGTCGACTTCAGGGACGAGGACTTGATGCCCGGTGACGTCACCGTCGCGGTCGAGTTCTCCACGGTGAACTATAAGGACGCCATGGCCCTGAGCGGACGTTCACCGGTCATTCGTCAGTTTCCGCTGATTCCGGGCATCGACTTCGCCGGCATTGTCGAGACGTCCAGTCATCCGGGGTTCAAGGCCGGCGACCGGGTGCTGGTCAACGGTTGGGGGCTGAGCCAGACCCACCACGGCGGTTTTGCCCAGAAGGCACGGGTAAGCGGCGACTGGCTGGTGAAAATCCCGGATGTTTTCTCAACCCGGGACGCCATGGCCGTCGGCACGGCAGGTTACACGGCGATGCTCAGCGTGTTGGCACTGGAGCACGGCGGACTGGCCCCTGATCGAGGCGACATTCTAGTCACCGGTGCCAGCGGCGGCGCCGGCTCGGTGGCAATCGCGCTGCTGTCTGGCCTGGGCTATAGAGTGGTCGCGTCGACAGGGCGCCAAGAGGAAGCCGACTATCTGCACGACCTTGGCGCGGCGCAGGTCATCGACCGCAACACCTTGTCGCAGGCAGGCGCACCGATCGCCAAGGAGCGCTGGGCCGGTGTGATTGATTCGGTCGGCAGTTATACCCTGGCCAATGCCTTGGCACAGACCCAGTATCGCGGCGTTGTCGCAGCCTTCGGTCTGGCCCAGGGCGCGGATCTCCCCGGCTCGGTGTTGCCCTTCATCCTGCGCAACGTAACCCTGGCCGGTATCGATTCGGTCAATGCGCCGCAAGAGGTGCGTCTGCAAGCGTGGTCGCGACTCGCCCAGGACCTGGACCTGGGCAAGCTGGCCCGCACCACCCAGATGGTTGGCTTGGCAGAGGTTCCGGCCGTTGCCGGGCGGGTGCTGGAAGGCAAGGTGCGCGGGCGCACTGTGGTGGATGTGAACGCATGA
- a CDS encoding oxidoreductase, which translates to MVTGASSGIGEAIAHKLVAAGYSVYGTSRRGGAGGGEGFPLLKLDVTDDASVEAAIEELLRLEGRIDLLVNNAGFGIAPAAAEESTVEQAKAVFDTNFLGIVRMTRAVVPHMRSRGDGRIINIGSILGVVAVPYAALYCASKHAVDGYSQALDHELRTHGIRVTVVEPGYTKTQFEANNLQPDAKLDVYEAIRVKVTKVVNQAMATGDGPDVVAEVVLQAARAERPKLRYTAGKAAGQLQFLRSFAPARLLDTGIRKALKLDTKLPSQAH; encoded by the coding sequence TTGGTGACTGGCGCTTCCTCCGGCATCGGGGAAGCCATCGCCCATAAGCTCGTCGCTGCAGGCTACAGCGTCTATGGCACCAGCCGGCGAGGCGGGGCTGGCGGCGGGGAGGGGTTCCCATTGTTGAAGCTTGATGTCACCGACGATGCCAGCGTCGAAGCGGCCATCGAGGAGTTGCTGCGCTTGGAGGGGCGGATCGATTTGTTGGTCAACAATGCCGGCTTCGGCATCGCACCCGCCGCAGCGGAAGAGAGCACGGTCGAGCAAGCCAAGGCTGTTTTCGATACCAACTTCCTCGGCATCGTTCGGATGACTCGCGCGGTTGTGCCACACATGCGAAGCCGGGGTGACGGTCGCATCATCAACATCGGCTCTATTCTCGGGGTCGTGGCTGTTCCTTACGCGGCCCTCTATTGCGCCAGCAAGCATGCGGTGGATGGTTATTCGCAAGCGTTGGATCATGAATTGCGTACCCATGGCATCAGGGTTACGGTGGTCGAGCCTGGCTATACCAAGACTCAGTTCGAGGCCAACAACCTTCAGCCCGACGCCAAACTCGACGTGTACGAAGCCATTCGAGTAAAAGTGACGAAAGTGGTGAACCAGGCCATGGCGACCGGCGACGGCCCCGACGTGGTGGCCGAAGTGGTACTGCAGGCCGCGCGCGCCGAGCGTCCGAAGTTGCGCTATACCGCTGGCAAAGCGGCCGGTCAGTTGCAGTTCCTGCGCAGCTTCGCTCCAGCGCGCTTGCTGGATACGGGCATTCGCAAGGCGCTGAAGCTCGATACCAAACTGCCTTCCCAGGCACACTGA
- the fabF gene encoding beta-ketoacyl-ACP synthase II has protein sequence MITPQGQKRIVVTGLGIVGPLGCGVEAVWQRLLDGRSGIRNLPEAVTEGTGVAVGGQVPSLEEDASAGYDPDRVITGKDRKKMDRFIEFALVAADEALQQADWHPTEVADQERTATIISSGVGGFSTIAEAVRTTDSRGPRRLSPFTAPAFLANMAAGNVSIRHGFKGPLGAPVTACAAGVQAIGDAARLIRSGEADIALCGGTEAAIDRVTLGCFAAARALSSGFNERPQEASRPFDRERDGFVMAEGAGILVIESLEHALARGATPLAELVGYGTSADAYHLTAGPEDGNGARRAMEQALRQAAVNAADVQHINAHATSTQVGDNGELAAIRAVFGTGSGVAITSTKSATGHLLGAAGGIEAIFTVLALRDQIVPPTLNLINPDEAAEGLDLVGLKARKMPITHALSNGFGFGGVNASVLFRRWAP, from the coding sequence ATGATTACTCCCCAGGGTCAAAAACGAATCGTAGTCACCGGTCTTGGCATTGTCGGGCCGTTGGGGTGCGGGGTCGAAGCCGTCTGGCAGCGGTTGCTGGATGGACGCTCCGGTATCCGCAACCTGCCTGAGGCTGTAACTGAGGGCACCGGGGTTGCGGTTGGCGGCCAGGTGCCGTCGTTGGAGGAAGATGCCAGTGCGGGCTACGATCCGGACCGGGTTATTACGGGCAAGGATCGCAAGAAGATGGACCGCTTCATCGAGTTTGCCCTCGTGGCGGCCGACGAAGCCTTGCAACAAGCCGACTGGCACCCGACAGAAGTCGCGGACCAGGAGCGGACCGCCACGATCATTTCATCGGGCGTGGGTGGCTTCAGCACAATTGCCGAAGCTGTGCGGACCACCGATTCGCGGGGCCCACGCCGCCTGTCACCGTTCACCGCTCCGGCCTTCCTCGCCAATATGGCGGCCGGAAACGTGTCGATCCGGCACGGCTTCAAGGGGCCTCTCGGCGCGCCCGTCACCGCCTGCGCTGCCGGGGTTCAAGCCATCGGTGACGCGGCCAGGCTCATCCGCAGTGGCGAGGCGGATATTGCCCTGTGCGGCGGCACCGAAGCGGCGATTGATCGCGTGACCTTGGGTTGTTTTGCGGCGGCTCGCGCACTCTCCAGCGGATTCAACGAGCGCCCGCAGGAGGCGTCGCGGCCCTTTGATCGCGAGCGTGACGGCTTCGTCATGGCCGAGGGCGCCGGTATCCTGGTCATCGAATCGCTGGAGCACGCATTGGCCCGCGGAGCCACGCCCCTGGCTGAGCTGGTGGGCTATGGCACCAGCGCCGATGCCTACCACCTGACGGCAGGCCCGGAGGATGGCAACGGCGCTCGCCGCGCAATGGAGCAAGCCTTGCGACAAGCCGCCGTCAACGCTGCCGACGTCCAGCATATCAACGCCCACGCAACCTCCACCCAGGTCGGCGACAACGGTGAGCTGGCGGCGATTCGTGCGGTGTTTGGCACAGGCTCGGGCGTGGCGATCACTTCGACCAAATCCGCCACCGGCCATCTTTTGGGCGCGGCGGGCGGTATCGAGGCGATCTTCACGGTGTTGGCGCTGCGCGATCAAATCGTGCCGCCAACGCTCAACCTGATTAACCCCGACGAGGCGGCTGAAGGGCTCGATCTGGTTGGCCTGAAGGCTCGGAAAATGCCTATCACTCACGCGCTGTCCAACGGCTTCGGGTTCGGCGGGGTCAATGCCAGCGTTCTGTTCCGTCGATGGGCGCCTTGA
- a CDS encoding efflux RND transporter permease subunit produces MSLNLSAIAVRERSVTVFLIFLIAVAGTLAFFKLGRAEDPPFTVKQLTVITAWPGATAQEMQDQVAEPLEKRLQELKWYDRTETYTRPGLAFTMVSLVDRTPPSQVQEEFYQARKKLADEATRLPAGVIGPLVNDEYSDVTFALFALKAKGEPQRLLARDAEALRQRLLHVGGVKKVNIIGEQAERIFVSFSHDRLATLGVSAQDIFAALNSQNVLTPAGSIETNGPQVFLRVDGAFDKLEKIRDTPLAIQGRTLKLSDVASVERGYEDPATFLVRNNGEEALLLGVIMREGWNGLDLGKALDAETQKINEGMPLGMTLTKVTDQAVNIDSAVGEFMVKFFVALLVVMIVCFLSMGWRVGVVVAAAVPLTLAVVFVVMAATGKNFDRITLGSLILALGLLVDDAIIAIEMMVVKMEEGYDRIKASAYAWSHTAAPMLSGTLVTAIGFMPNGFAQSTAGEYTSNMFWIVGIALIASWVVAVAFTPFLGVKMLPDIKPVEGGHAAIYNTRHYNRFRRILTRVIARKWWVAGTVIATFVVAILGMGLVKKQFFPTSDRPEVLVEVQMPYGTSIEQTSATAARVEAWLQKQDEAKIVTAYVGQGAPRFYLAMAPELPDPSFAKIVVLTDSQEAREALKFRLREAVAAGLAPEARVRVTQLVFGPYSPFPVAYRVMGPDPSTLREIAAQVRGVMQASPMMRTVNTDWGPLVPTLHFNLDQDRLQAVGLTSSAVAQQLQFLLTGVPITAVREDIRSVQVVGRAAGDIRLDPARIEGFTLVGASGQRIPLSQVGEVDVRMEDPILRRRDRTPTITVRGDIAENLQPPDVSSAIFKSLQPVIDALPDGYRIEQAGAIEESGKAGKAIVPLVPIMIALTLLIIIVQVRSISAMIMVFLTAPLGLIGVVPTLLIFNQPFGINALVGLIALSGILMRNTLILIGQIHHNAQEGLDPFQAVIEATVQRARPVLLTALAAILAFIPLTHSVFWGTLAYTLIGGTFVGTIMTLVFLPAMYSIWFRIRPAHSAQTETARLA; encoded by the coding sequence ATGAGCCTCAATTTGTCGGCAATCGCCGTTCGCGAGCGCTCTGTCACCGTATTCCTGATTTTTCTCATTGCTGTTGCGGGCACATTGGCGTTTTTCAAGCTGGGGCGTGCCGAGGACCCGCCGTTCACGGTCAAGCAACTGACGGTCATCACCGCCTGGCCAGGTGCGACGGCGCAAGAGATGCAGGACCAGGTCGCTGAGCCGCTGGAAAAACGCCTGCAAGAGCTGAAGTGGTACGACCGCACGGAAACCTATACCCGGCCCGGCCTGGCCTTCACCATGGTGTCGTTGGTCGATCGCACGCCGCCGTCGCAAGTGCAGGAAGAGTTCTATCAGGCGCGCAAGAAGCTCGCCGATGAGGCCACCCGGCTGCCGGCCGGGGTCATCGGGCCGCTGGTCAACGACGAATATTCCGATGTGACTTTCGCGCTGTTCGCCCTGAAAGCCAAGGGCGAGCCCCAGCGGTTGCTGGCGCGGGATGCCGAGGCGTTGCGCCAGCGCCTGCTGCACGTGGGGGGCGTGAAGAAGGTCAACATCATCGGCGAGCAGGCCGAGCGGATTTTCGTTTCCTTTTCCCATGATCGACTGGCCACGCTCGGTGTGTCTGCCCAAGACATCTTTGCCGCGCTGAACAGCCAGAACGTACTCACGCCGGCCGGCTCGATCGAAACCAACGGGCCGCAAGTTTTCCTGCGGGTGGACGGGGCCTTCGACAAACTGGAAAAAATCCGTGATACGCCCCTCGCGATCCAGGGGCGTACCTTGAAGCTCTCGGACGTTGCCTCCGTCGAACGGGGCTACGAAGACCCGGCGACCTTCCTGGTGCGCAACAATGGCGAAGAAGCGTTGTTGCTGGGTGTCATCATGCGCGAGGGCTGGAACGGCCTGGACCTGGGCAAGGCGCTGGACGCCGAGACGCAAAAGATCAACGAAGGCATGCCGCTGGGCATGACCCTGACCAAGGTTACCGATCAGGCTGTGAACATTGACTCGGCTGTCGGCGAATTCATGGTCAAGTTCTTCGTCGCCTTGCTGGTGGTGATGATCGTTTGCTTCCTGAGCATGGGCTGGCGCGTCGGCGTGGTGGTTGCGGCGGCAGTGCCGTTGACGCTGGCCGTGGTGTTTGTGGTGATGGCGGCCACCGGAAAGAATTTCGACCGCATCACCCTCGGCTCGCTGATCCTGGCGCTCGGGTTGCTGGTGGACGACGCCATCATCGCGATTGAAATGATGGTGGTGAAGATGGAGGAGGGCTACGACCGGATCAAAGCCTCCGCCTACGCCTGGAGCCATACGGCCGCGCCAATGCTGTCCGGTACGCTGGTGACGGCGATCGGCTTCATGCCCAACGGCTTCGCGCAATCCACCGCCGGCGAATACACCAGCAACATGTTCTGGATCGTCGGCATTGCCTTGATCGCTTCCTGGGTGGTGGCGGTGGCCTTTACCCCTTTCCTGGGCGTGAAGATGCTGCCGGACATCAAGCCTGTCGAAGGCGGCCATGCGGCGATCTACAACACCCGCCACTACAATCGTTTCCGGCGGATCCTGACGCGTGTCATCGCCCGCAAGTGGTGGGTGGCCGGCACGGTGATTGCTACGTTTGTCGTGGCGATTCTCGGCATGGGTCTGGTCAAGAAACAGTTTTTTCCGACATCCGACCGTCCAGAGGTGTTGGTTGAAGTGCAAATGCCCTACGGCACATCCATCGAGCAAACCAGCGCCACCGCCGCCCGGGTCGAGGCCTGGCTGCAAAAACAGGATGAGGCAAAAATCGTCACGGCTTATGTAGGGCAGGGGGCGCCGCGCTTCTACCTGGCAATGGCGCCGGAGCTTCCCGATCCATCGTTCGCCAAGATTGTGGTGTTGACCGACAGCCAGGAGGCGCGTGAAGCCCTCAAGTTTAGGCTGCGCGAGGCGGTTGCCGCAGGGCTGGCGCCCGAAGCGCGCGTGCGCGTGACGCAGCTGGTATTCGGACCCTATTCGCCGTTTCCCGTGGCTTACCGGGTGATGGGGCCAGACCCGTCGACGTTGCGTGAAATCGCAGCGCAAGTACGAGGCGTGATGCAGGCAAGCCCGATGATGAGAACCGTCAATACCGACTGGGGCCCGCTGGTGCCGACGCTGCATTTCAATCTCGACCAGGATCGCCTCCAGGCGGTCGGGCTTACATCCAGCGCAGTCGCGCAACAGCTGCAATTTTTACTCACGGGGGTACCGATCACGGCGGTACGCGAGGACATTCGTTCGGTGCAGGTGGTCGGTCGCGCTGCGGGCGATATCCGGCTCGATCCCGCCAGGATCGAAGGCTTCACGCTGGTGGGGGCGTCGGGCCAGCGCATCCCGCTGTCCCAGGTCGGCGAGGTGGATGTGCGCATGGAGGACCCGATCCTGCGGCGCCGCGATCGCACGCCGACCATCACGGTTCGCGGCGATATCGCCGAGAACTTGCAACCACCGGACGTATCGAGCGCGATTTTCAAGTCCTTGCAGCCGGTGATCGACGCACTGCCTGACGGGTACCGTATCGAGCAGGCGGGGGCCATCGAGGAATCGGGCAAGGCCGGCAAGGCCATCGTGCCCCTGGTGCCAATCATGATTGCCCTGACGTTGCTGATCATCATTGTGCAGGTGCGTTCGATCTCGGCGATGATCATGGTGTTCCTCACCGCGCCCCTGGGACTGATTGGCGTGGTGCCGACATTGCTTATTTTCAATCAGCCCTTCGGTATCAATGCCCTGGTTGGCTTGATCGCGCTCTCGGGCATCCTGATGCGCAATACGCTGATTCTCATCGGGCAAATCCATCACAACGCGCAAGAAGGGCTCGATCCGTTCCAAGCGGTGATCGAAGCCACCGTACAGCGGGCTCGTCCGGTGCTGCTGACGGCCCTGGCGGCGATCCTGGCATTCATTCCCCTGACGCACTCGGTGTTCTGGGGAACGCTGGCCTACACCCTGATCGGGGGCACATTCGTGGGCACCATCATGACGCTGGTGTTCCTGCCGGCGATGTACTCCATCTGGTTCAGGATCCGTCCTGCCCATAGCGCCCAAACTGAAACCGCAAGGCTGGCCTAG